One segment of Methanolinea mesophila DNA contains the following:
- the hdrC gene encoding CoB--CoM heterodisulfide reductase subunit C: MAIRTKGYPDALDKKLRDTRLYSEDSNPEFTKKVEKISMTIPHMCYQCGTCTASCPSAPRSSYRIRKFVRRALLGLEEEALVDPDLWLCTTCYSCTDRCPRDIAPTDVIMAMRNVAFTRDIIPVNFLKTVQAIYTTGHGVPNNDVNRAAREKLGLPRDPPTTHGHPNYIKGIQYMLDYFELKKNADRIVKEREG, from the coding sequence ATGGCAATAAGAACCAAAGGTTACCCGGATGCCCTTGATAAGAAACTCAGAGACACCCGGCTTTACAGCGAGGACTCCAACCCGGAGTTCACCAAGAAGGTCGAAAAAATCTCGATGACCATTCCCCACATGTGCTACCAGTGCGGTACATGTACGGCCTCATGCCCGTCCGCCCCGCGGAGTTCGTACCGGATCAGGAAGTTCGTCCGGCGTGCCCTGCTCGGTCTGGAAGAAGAGGCCCTTGTTGACCCCGACCTGTGGCTTTGCACCACCTGCTACAGCTGCACGGACCGTTGTCCCCGCGACATTGCGCCAACCGACGTCATCATGGCCATGAGAAACGTGGCTTTCACGAGGGACATCATCCCGGTCAATTTCTTAAAGACCGTGCAGGCCATCTACACCACCGGCCACGGGGTGCCGAACAACGACGTGAACCGGGCAGCCCGCGAGAAACTCGGCCTTCCCAGGGACCCGCCGACCACCCACGGCCACCCCAACTATATAAAGGGAATTCAGTACATGCTGGACTACTTCGAACTGAAGAAGAATGCAGACCGGATTGTAAAAGAGAGAGAAGGGTGA
- the hdrB gene encoding CoB--CoM heterodisulfide reductase subunit B, with amino-acid sequence MKEYAFYLGCIAPNRYPGAEAASYRTSERLGIKLLDLEGASCCPAPGAFGSIDLNVWYAMAARNLVLAEQMKKDIALICNGCYKSIWEVNHKLKHNDELRDGVNEVLKGIDMEFKGTIDVFHLAELYYDPEIVGVKKIRDSVKNPLNGTRIAVHYGCHLMKPKKERHFGTTEHPVWIEEMVAALGAEPVEYRNKMLCCGAGGGVRGYDIVHSLDITNEKLIILQEEKVDALTEICPFCQLQFDRGQIEIEEKFGVKYGLPVLHYMELLGLAQGMSPQELALDLHAISCEPFLKKVLS; translated from the coding sequence ATGAAGGAATACGCTTTTTACCTCGGATGTATCGCACCCAACCGTTACCCCGGTGCGGAAGCGGCATCGTACCGTACTTCCGAAAGGCTGGGCATCAAGCTGCTCGATCTTGAAGGAGCCAGCTGCTGTCCCGCACCCGGAGCATTCGGATCGATCGACCTGAACGTCTGGTACGCCATGGCTGCCAGGAACCTCGTGCTCGCCGAGCAGATGAAGAAGGACATCGCCCTGATCTGCAACGGCTGCTACAAGTCGATCTGGGAAGTCAACCACAAGCTTAAGCACAACGACGAACTCCGCGACGGGGTCAACGAGGTGCTGAAGGGCATCGACATGGAGTTCAAGGGGACGATCGATGTATTTCACCTGGCCGAGCTCTACTACGACCCCGAGATCGTCGGGGTCAAGAAGATCCGCGACAGTGTGAAGAACCCCCTTAACGGCACAAGGATCGCGGTGCACTACGGGTGCCACCTGATGAAGCCCAAGAAGGAGCGTCACTTCGGGACCACCGAGCACCCCGTCTGGATCGAAGAGATGGTTGCCGCACTCGGTGCCGAGCCGGTTGAATACAGGAACAAGATGCTCTGCTGCGGTGCCGGAGGCGGTGTGCGTGGGTATGACATCGTGCACTCGCTGGACATCACCAACGAGAAGCTGATCATCCTGCAGGAGGAGAAGGTGGACGCCCTTACCGAAATATGTCCATTCTGCCAGCTGCAGTTTGACCGCGGTCAGATCGAGATAGAGGAGAAATTCGGGGTCAAATACGGGCTGCCGGTTCTCCACTACATGGAACTGCTCGGGCTTGCCCAGGGAATGAGCCCCCAGGAACTTGCGCTGGACCTCCACGCAATCAGCTGCGAACCATTCCTGAAGAAGGTACTGTCCTAG
- a CDS encoding CoB--CoM heterodisulfide reductase iron-sulfur subunit A family protein, whose product MAEKKTKKATAKKETKKETTAQASSFAPESKTARIGVFACHCGTNIAGSIDIEAVQNYAKTLPNVAFVDNYQYMCSTPGQKKIEDAIKEHNLTGVVVAACSPRLHEPTFRTATKEGGLNPFRFEMANIREQNSWVHMHDREGATDKAKDAVRIAVAKAALLQDLIPKKVPVEKAAMVVGAGVAGMQAALDLANAGIKTYLIEKSPTIGGRMSQLDKTFPTLDCSQCILTPKMVDVGRNPNIQLMTCAEVEQVEGYIGNFDITVRRKARGVMTPAEAEAKGIVGGGCNGCGDCEAVCPVIKPNPFEMNMKPRKAIYIYHPQVVPLIYTIDWDSCIKCGLCVTACGEKKAIDLEMQDELVKLKVGTAILATGYELFPIEKKDEWGYKKYENVVTSLEFERLICASGPTGGHLVRPSDGKTPKKVAFLLCAGSRDNTGIGKPYCSRFCCMYSIKHAHQIIEKIPGVQPYIFYMDIRSFGKMYEEFYYRIQDEGAKFIRGRVSNVLEDADTKNLYVMADDTLLDRPMKLEVDMVVLAAAVQPTGGVDTVRKMFGVSCSQDGWMLEAHPKLNPCGTTTAGVYLAGVCQGPKDIPDTVAQAEGAASAASIPIHMGEVELEPYFAQCIEEKCAGCGMCVNLCPYSALSLVEGEGGKKVMKVTEAKCKGCGTCGGFCPGGAIWMQHFATPQIVAQIDAFLTGGEE is encoded by the coding sequence ATGGCAGAGAAGAAGACCAAGAAAGCAACTGCAAAGAAAGAGACCAAGAAGGAGACCACGGCACAGGCGTCGTCATTCGCTCCCGAAAGCAAGACGGCCCGCATCGGGGTTTTTGCCTGCCACTGCGGGACCAATATCGCAGGGTCCATAGATATCGAAGCGGTCCAGAACTATGCAAAGACCCTCCCGAACGTGGCCTTCGTGGACAACTACCAGTACATGTGCTCCACCCCGGGACAGAAGAAGATCGAGGACGCTATCAAGGAACACAACCTCACCGGTGTCGTCGTCGCAGCATGTTCTCCCCGTCTGCACGAACCCACATTCAGGACCGCGACCAAGGAAGGCGGCTTAAACCCCTTCAGGTTCGAGATGGCAAATATCCGGGAGCAGAACTCCTGGGTGCACATGCATGACCGCGAAGGTGCGACCGACAAGGCGAAGGATGCCGTGCGTATCGCCGTTGCCAAGGCAGCGCTGCTCCAGGACCTGATTCCCAAGAAGGTACCGGTGGAGAAGGCCGCGATGGTCGTTGGCGCAGGTGTCGCCGGTATGCAGGCAGCGCTCGACCTGGCAAATGCTGGGATCAAGACCTATCTGATCGAGAAGTCACCCACCATCGGGGGACGCATGTCCCAGCTGGACAAGACCTTCCCCACGCTGGACTGCTCGCAGTGTATTCTTACCCCGAAGATGGTGGATGTGGGCAGGAACCCCAACATCCAGCTGATGACCTGTGCGGAAGTCGAGCAGGTCGAGGGGTATATCGGGAACTTTGACATCACCGTGCGAAGGAAAGCCCGGGGGGTAATGACCCCCGCGGAAGCGGAGGCAAAGGGCATCGTGGGAGGCGGATGCAACGGGTGCGGAGACTGCGAAGCGGTCTGCCCGGTCATCAAGCCGAACCCGTTCGAGATGAACATGAAGCCCCGGAAGGCCATCTATATCTATCACCCGCAGGTCGTCCCGCTGATCTACACCATCGACTGGGACTCCTGTATCAAGTGCGGCCTCTGTGTGACCGCCTGCGGTGAAAAGAAGGCCATTGACCTCGAGATGCAGGACGAGCTCGTCAAGCTGAAAGTGGGGACCGCCATCCTCGCGACCGGGTACGAACTCTTCCCCATCGAGAAGAAGGACGAGTGGGGCTACAAGAAGTACGAGAACGTGGTGACCAGCCTGGAGTTCGAGCGTCTGATCTGCGCATCGGGTCCGACCGGCGGACACCTGGTCAGGCCGAGCGACGGGAAGACCCCGAAGAAGGTCGCATTCCTGCTCTGTGCCGGGTCGCGTGACAATACAGGGATCGGGAAGCCCTACTGCTCCAGGTTCTGCTGTATGTACTCCATCAAGCACGCCCACCAGATCATCGAAAAGATCCCCGGTGTGCAGCCGTATATCTTCTACATGGACATCCGTTCGTTCGGGAAGATGTACGAGGAGTTCTACTACCGTATCCAGGACGAAGGCGCCAAGTTCATCCGTGGCCGTGTCTCCAACGTGCTTGAGGACGCCGATACCAAGAACCTCTACGTCATGGCGGACGACACCCTGCTCGACCGGCCCATGAAACTCGAGGTCGACATGGTCGTCCTCGCGGCCGCAGTCCAGCCTACGGGCGGTGTGGACACCGTGCGCAAGATGTTCGGTGTATCATGCTCCCAGGACGGCTGGATGCTCGAGGCCCACCCCAAGCTGAACCCCTGCGGGACCACCACGGCAGGTGTCTACCTGGCGGGTGTGTGCCAGGGCCCGAAGGATATTCCTGACACGGTCGCCCAGGCCGAAGGAGCGGCATCGGCTGCCAGTATCCCCATCCATATGGGTGAAGTGGAGCTTGAACCCTACTTCGCCCAGTGCATCGAGGAGAAGTGCGCCGGATGCGGGATGTGCGTGAACCTCTGCCCATACTCTGCCCTCTCCCTGGTAGAAGGCGAGGGTGGCAAGAAGGTCATGAAAGTCACCGAAGCAAAGTGCAAGGGTTGCGGGACCTGCGGAGGATTCTGCCCCGGAGGAGCAATCTGGATGCAGCACTTCGCTACCCCGCAGATCGTGGCGCAAATCGATGCGTTCCTCACCGGAGGTGAGGAGTAA
- a CDS encoding hydrogenase iron-sulfur subunit, producing MAEEFQPKILGIICNWCSYAGADLAGSARTQYPPDIRIVRVMCTGRVDPLFILKAFTDGADGVLVSGCHFGDCHYLEGNYKAAKRMFILKSMIKNIGLEDKRLRMTFVSASEGAKWAKVVEDVVKTIHELGPNPITQLTK from the coding sequence ATGGCAGAAGAATTCCAGCCGAAGATCCTCGGGATCATCTGCAACTGGTGTTCCTATGCCGGGGCCGACCTGGCGGGAAGTGCCCGTACCCAGTACCCCCCTGACATCAGGATTGTCCGTGTAATGTGCACCGGGAGGGTGGACCCCCTGTTCATCCTCAAGGCGTTCACCGACGGGGCGGACGGTGTGCTGGTGTCGGGATGTCACTTCGGGGACTGCCACTACCTGGAAGGCAACTACAAGGCGGCAAAACGCATGTTCATCCTCAAGAGCATGATCAAGAACATCGGGCTCGAGGACAAGAGACTGCGCATGACCTTCGTTTCAGCTTCAGAAGGCGCCAAGTGGGCCAAGGTGGTGGAAGACGTAGTGAAGACCATCCATGAGCTGGGGCCGAACCCCATCACCCAGCTTACCAAATAA
- a CDS encoding molybdopterin dinucleotide binding domain-containing protein: protein MTKLVLNLISGRTIQQGVAMEHGKEKEEYRKACGIIELDPSDLKKLGAWRNTNVRVTSPYGTVVVKAVEATQGPHPGLGYIPMGPWANSVIDPNTYSTGMPTFKGVPVEVDIALNEPVLSSIELVQKKCRGEA from the coding sequence TTGACCAAGTTAGTACTGAACCTGATTAGCGGCCGGACCATTCAGCAGGGCGTCGCCATGGAGCACGGCAAGGAGAAGGAGGAGTACCGCAAGGCCTGCGGCATTATCGAGCTCGATCCTTCCGACCTGAAGAAACTCGGTGCCTGGCGGAACACCAACGTGCGGGTAACCAGCCCGTACGGAACCGTGGTGGTCAAGGCAGTCGAGGCTACTCAGGGACCGCACCCGGGGCTGGGTTATATCCCCATGGGTCCCTGGGCCAACTCAGTCATCGACCCCAATACCTATTCCACGGGCATGCCTACCTTCAAGGGAGTCCCTGTGGAAGTAGATATCGCATTGAACGAGCCGGTTCTCTCTTCCATCGAACTGGTGCAGAAAAAATGCAGGGGTGAGGCCTGA
- a CDS encoding formylmethanofuran dehydrogenase subunit B, translating to MTKTVTDVICPFCGTLCDDLEVEVSDDGKQIVDVYNACVIGAAKFLHSQASDRVKRPRMQQPDGSYKEVSYDEAVEYTAKMLASSKKPLMYGWSSTSCEAQSVGHEIAEQVGAIVDNTATVCHGSTLIAVQDVGIPSCTLGEVKNRADRIIFWGCNPCHAHPRHMSRYSIFPRGFFVNKGHKNRKVFVIDPRVTDTAKMADYHFQIEQGRDYELLSALRVALRNEWLPDTVAGIPKEKIYEAAEVLKSGRFGIIFFGMGVTQSLSKNHNIDNAIMLTKDLNEFTKFSIMAMRGHYNVTGSGQVLGWQFGFPYCVDLSRGFARYNPGETSSNDLLRRGEVDAVFVLGSDPGAHFPISSVKKFSELPSVAVDPHITPTTEVAKLHVPVAFVGVEVGGNCYRMDNVPIEARKVVDPPEGMLTDEEFLSRVNKRVKELMEAKK from the coding sequence ATGACCAAGACAGTTACCGATGTGATCTGTCCTTTCTGCGGGACACTGTGCGATGACCTGGAGGTCGAGGTATCCGACGACGGAAAGCAGATCGTAGACGTGTATAATGCGTGTGTGATCGGTGCGGCGAAGTTCCTCCACTCGCAGGCGTCGGACCGGGTGAAACGCCCGCGGATGCAGCAGCCTGACGGGAGTTACAAGGAAGTCTCGTATGACGAGGCCGTGGAATACACCGCGAAGATGCTCGCGAGCTCGAAGAAACCCCTGATGTACGGGTGGAGTTCGACCTCCTGCGAGGCCCAGAGCGTGGGCCACGAGATCGCGGAACAGGTCGGGGCGATCGTGGACAACACCGCGACGGTCTGCCACGGGTCGACGCTTATCGCCGTGCAGGACGTCGGGATCCCGAGCTGCACCCTCGGCGAGGTGAAGAACCGGGCCGACCGGATCATCTTCTGGGGCTGCAACCCGTGCCACGCCCACCCCCGGCACATGTCCCGGTACTCCATCTTCCCCCGCGGGTTCTTCGTGAACAAGGGGCACAAGAACCGCAAGGTCTTTGTGATCGACCCCCGGGTCACGGACACCGCCAAGATGGCGGACTACCATTTCCAGATCGAGCAGGGCAGGGACTACGAACTGCTCTCCGCGCTCCGCGTCGCGCTCCGGAACGAGTGGCTCCCGGACACTGTCGCAGGCATCCCCAAGGAGAAGATCTACGAGGCCGCCGAGGTCCTCAAGTCCGGAAGGTTCGGGATCATCTTCTTCGGGATGGGCGTGACCCAGTCACTCTCCAAGAACCACAACATCGACAACGCCATCATGCTCACCAAGGATTTGAACGAGTTCACGAAGTTCAGCATCATGGCCATGCGGGGTCACTACAACGTCACCGGGTCCGGACAGGTCCTCGGCTGGCAGTTCGGGTTCCCCTACTGCGTCGATCTCTCCCGCGGGTTCGCTCGCTACAACCCCGGTGAGACCAGCTCGAACGACCTCCTCCGCAGGGGCGAGGTCGATGCCGTCTTCGTGCTCGGGTCCGACCCGGGGGCGCACTTCCCCATATCCTCGGTGAAGAAGTTCTCTGAACTTCCCTCCGTCGCCGTCGACCCCCATATCACCCCCACCACCGAGGTCGCCAAACTTCACGTCCCGGTCGCCTTCGTCGGGGTCGAGGTCGGGGGCAACTGCTATCGTATGGATAACGTGCCCATCGAGGCGCGGAAAGTCGTCGATCCCCCGGAGGGTATGCTCACCGACGAGGAGTTCCTCTCACGGGTGAACAAGCGCGTCAAGGAGCTCATGGAGGCGAAGAAATAA
- a CDS encoding formylmethanofuran dehydrogenase subunit A: MSEYLIKNGFVFDPVQKIKGDKADIAVKDGKIVKSTELSSKAKTIDAKGKTVMAGAVEVHAHIAGPKVNEGRNYRPEDKLFTYSPKSGMKRMAGGFSIPTTFKTGYEYARMGYTTCMEAAMPPLYARHVHEEIKDTPIIDEGAYPVFGNNWFVMEYLKNKEIENTAAYIAWLLNVSKGYAVKIVNPGGTEAWGWGLNCLTIHDPVPYFDITPAEIVSGLMEANEYLGLPHSIHVHQNSLGNPGNYPVTLDTLKLAEGVKAKNKFGRETVLHSTHLQFHSYGGDNWLNFESKSKEVMDYVNKQKNITVDTGCVTLDETTTMTADGPFEHHLTELNHLKWANIDVELETGSGVVPYIYSPNVKVSGIQWAIGLEIALLTKDPMRTFITTDHPNAGPFTRYPRIFKWLMSQKAREEQMAAFKYSDKVRAATILSEMDKELSLYELAQMTRAGPAKSIGLAHLYGGLAPGMDADIAIYDLNPEKPFEPEAIEQAFSSAAYVMKTGTPVVIDGEVVSNGNKRTLWVNAKVNENPQVMRDIQDKFLRYYSVNQNNYDVSKHFVPNPYVIEVDATQ, translated from the coding sequence ATGTCGGAATACCTGATCAAGAACGGTTTCGTCTTTGACCCGGTCCAGAAGATCAAGGGTGACAAGGCGGATATCGCGGTGAAGGACGGCAAGATCGTCAAGTCCACCGAGCTCTCATCCAAGGCAAAGACCATCGATGCCAAGGGCAAGACGGTGATGGCCGGGGCAGTTGAGGTTCACGCCCACATCGCCGGCCCCAAGGTGAACGAAGGGCGGAACTACCGGCCAGAAGACAAGTTGTTCACCTACTCCCCGAAGAGCGGCATGAAGCGGATGGCCGGAGGATTTTCCATCCCGACGACCTTCAAGACAGGGTACGAGTACGCCCGGATGGGGTACACCACCTGCATGGAGGCCGCAATGCCTCCGCTCTATGCACGGCACGTGCACGAGGAGATCAAGGACACCCCCATCATCGATGAGGGTGCCTATCCTGTGTTCGGAAACAACTGGTTCGTGATGGAGTACCTGAAGAACAAGGAGATCGAGAACACCGCGGCATACATCGCCTGGCTCCTGAACGTCTCCAAGGGATATGCGGTCAAGATCGTCAACCCCGGTGGCACGGAAGCCTGGGGCTGGGGCCTGAACTGCCTCACCATCCACGACCCGGTGCCCTACTTCGACATCACACCCGCGGAGATCGTAAGCGGTCTGATGGAAGCAAACGAGTACCTCGGTCTCCCCCACTCCATCCACGTGCACCAGAACAGCCTGGGCAACCCGGGTAACTATCCCGTTACCCTGGATACCCTGAAGCTTGCCGAGGGTGTGAAGGCAAAGAACAAGTTCGGACGTGAGACTGTCCTCCACTCGACACACCTGCAGTTCCATTCCTATGGCGGGGACAACTGGCTCAACTTCGAGTCCAAGTCCAAGGAAGTCATGGACTACGTGAACAAACAGAAGAACATCACCGTCGACACCGGGTGCGTGACCCTCGATGAGACCACCACCATGACCGCCGACGGCCCGTTCGAGCACCACCTGACCGAACTGAACCACCTGAAGTGGGCAAACATCGACGTGGAACTGGAGACAGGTTCCGGGGTCGTGCCCTATATCTACAGCCCGAATGTCAAGGTGAGCGGTATCCAGTGGGCAATTGGTCTTGAGATCGCCCTCCTTACCAAGGACCCGATGCGGACGTTCATCACCACCGACCACCCCAATGCAGGACCATTCACCAGGTACCCGCGGATCTTCAAGTGGCTGATGAGCCAGAAAGCACGGGAAGAGCAGATGGCCGCATTCAAATACAGCGACAAGGTCAGGGCGGCAACCATCCTGTCCGAGATGGACAAGGAACTTTCCCTGTACGAGCTGGCCCAGATGACCCGTGCGGGACCCGCGAAGTCTATCGGACTTGCACACCTCTACGGAGGCCTCGCACCGGGCATGGATGCGGATATCGCCATCTACGACCTCAACCCCGAGAAACCGTTCGAGCCGGAAGCGATCGAGCAGGCATTCTCGTCCGCGGCATACGTGATGAAGACCGGAACGCCGGTCGTCATCGACGGGGAGGTCGTTTCCAACGGCAACAAGCGCACCCTCTGGGTGAACGCCAAGGTCAACGAGAACCCGCAGGTCATGCGTGATATCCAGGACAAATTCCTGCGGTATTACAGTGTGAACCAGAACAACTACGACGTGTCGAAGCATTTCGTGCCGAACCCGTACGTGATCGAGGTTGATGCAACACAGTGA
- a CDS encoding formylmethanofuran dehydrogenase subunit C — METVTLTMKNPPVLMLEADHISPDAFAGKTAAEIAALHAYEGREQFTLGKYFDVAGNGGKTAAETKIVVKGDVSRVKYIGMKMTAGEVVVENNADMYTGAWMQGGKLLVKGSVDAFTGIGMIGGELTIEGNAGNYLGAAYRGDWRGMQGGVIRVKGNAGSDIGTFMNGGTIIVEGNADVHVGTHQEGGKIIVKGNGKSKIGGQMVEGEIYVFGTIDVMMPGYKYVQDEELEVDGYKGRFALYHGDLGERHPKRKGQIVYGKLYQKI, encoded by the coding sequence ATGGAGACTGTCACACTCACAATGAAGAACCCGCCCGTGCTCATGCTCGAGGCGGATCATATCTCCCCCGATGCATTTGCCGGAAAGACGGCAGCCGAGATCGCGGCGCTTCATGCTTACGAGGGACGCGAGCAGTTCACCCTCGGCAAGTACTTCGATGTTGCCGGCAACGGAGGAAAAACCGCCGCTGAGACCAAGATCGTGGTCAAGGGCGACGTCAGCAGGGTGAAGTATATCGGGATGAAGATGACCGCCGGAGAAGTGGTCGTCGAGAACAATGCCGATATGTACACTGGTGCCTGGATGCAGGGAGGAAAGCTCCTTGTCAAAGGCAGCGTCGATGCCTTCACCGGCATCGGGATGATCGGTGGCGAGCTGACCATCGAGGGCAACGCAGGCAATTACCTCGGCGCAGCGTACCGCGGCGACTGGCGCGGAATGCAGGGCGGAGTAATCCGGGTAAAAGGCAATGCGGGAAGCGATATTGGTACCTTCATGAACGGGGGGACCATCATCGTTGAAGGCAACGCCGACGTCCACGTGGGCACCCACCAGGAAGGCGGAAAGATCATCGTCAAGGGCAACGGAAAGAGCAAGATCGGCGGCCAGATGGTGGAAGGCGAGATCTACGTCTTCGGGACCATCGACGTCATGATGCCGGGCTACAAGTATGTCCAGGACGAGGAGCTTGAAGTCGACGGATACAAGGGCAGATTTGCCCTGTATCATGGAGATCTCGGGGAGCGTCACCCCAAGAGAAAAGGCCAGATCGTTTACGGTAAGCTCTACCAGAAGATCTGA
- the mcrB gene encoding coenzyme-B sulfoethylthiotransferase subunit beta has protein sequence MAKYKDTIDLYDDEGKLLKSGVALDKISPLTNKGALKVIDLTKRTVAVNLAGIDNAIKTGQMGGKNNQILGRSLKVDCVKDCDALSAKIKSMVQVTDGDDTKITKVGGGKMLLVEVPSARLNAAATYDAASTAVAAATTYALIEQYKVGMFDGAYVKSAVWGSYPVTMDMQGGNIVSIMSIPQNNEGLGYALRNIPANHAAMMTHRNAMQAAALSSTFEQAGEFEMGMAIGPFERAQLLLYAYQGLNANNIVYDLVKANGKNGTIGTVVQSLVERAIEDKVIKAGKKGKSGYVFYDTKDPMLWNAYAAAGTLAATMVNCGAGRFAQAVSATLLYFNDLLEHETGLPGCDYGRVMGVAVGFSFFSHSIYGGGGPGVFNGNHVVTRHAAGVGIPCIVAACALDAGTQMFGPEQTSKIYQDTFGQLDEFKKPMQAVAKGI, from the coding sequence ATGGCGAAATACAAAGATACTATTGACCTCTATGATGATGAGGGTAAGCTGCTCAAGAGCGGCGTAGCGCTGGACAAGATCAGCCCCCTGACCAACAAGGGAGCATTGAAGGTCATCGACCTGACCAAGAGGACCGTGGCGGTCAACCTGGCAGGGATCGACAATGCAATCAAGACCGGTCAGATGGGAGGCAAGAACAACCAGATCCTGGGACGCTCGCTTAAGGTGGACTGCGTCAAGGACTGCGATGCACTCTCTGCAAAGATCAAGTCCATGGTCCAGGTGACCGATGGCGACGACACCAAGATCACCAAGGTCGGCGGCGGCAAGATGCTGCTGGTCGAAGTCCCCAGCGCCCGCCTGAACGCAGCGGCAACCTACGATGCAGCAAGCACCGCAGTTGCAGCGGCGACCACCTACGCACTCATCGAGCAGTACAAGGTTGGCATGTTTGACGGTGCCTACGTCAAGAGCGCAGTCTGGGGTTCCTACCCGGTAACCATGGACATGCAGGGCGGCAACATCGTCTCCATTATGTCCATCCCCCAGAACAACGAAGGTCTCGGGTACGCCCTTCGTAACATCCCCGCGAACCACGCGGCGATGATGACCCACCGGAACGCCATGCAGGCGGCCGCCCTCTCCTCCACCTTCGAACAGGCCGGAGAGTTCGAGATGGGAATGGCCATCGGACCCTTCGAGAGGGCCCAGCTCCTGCTCTACGCCTACCAGGGACTGAACGCGAACAACATCGTGTACGACCTGGTAAAGGCAAACGGCAAGAACGGAACCATCGGTACCGTAGTGCAGAGCCTCGTCGAGAGAGCAATCGAGGACAAGGTCATCAAGGCAGGAAAGAAGGGCAAGAGCGGGTACGTCTTCTACGACACCAAGGACCCCATGCTCTGGAACGCATACGCCGCAGCGGGTACTCTCGCCGCCACCATGGTCAACTGTGGTGCCGGACGGTTCGCCCAGGCAGTCTCCGCAACCCTGCTCTACTTCAACGACCTGCTCGAGCACGAGACCGGCCTGCCCGGTTGTGACTACGGCCGTGTAATGGGTGTGGCTGTCGGGTTCTCCTTCTTCAGCCACTCGATCTATGGTGGCGGTGGCCCCGGTGTGTTCAACGGGAACCACGTCGTGACCCGTCACGCTGCCGGTGTGGGTATCCCCTGTATCGTTGCCGCTTGTGCGCTTGATGCTGGAACCCAGATGTTCGGACCTGAGCAGACCTCCAAGATCTACCAGGACACCTTCGGACAGCTCGACGAGTTCAAGAAGCCTATGCAGGCAGTTGCGAAGGGAATATAA
- the mcrD gene encoding methyl-coenzyme M reductase operon protein D, translated as MTDATYPQVRIVTERLMYPETVERLLNLLATTEGIRRMLLNGPRLPSTVPYGPAKGLPNPIAMKRVIMVGDQEVELQVQVGTVILELENRDVIPVIRAACDTAFKDSMSYSIQEGRFMKTEPTLSDYAKYGPDADKMLLGLVDPKSKSGPVILQGTK; from the coding sequence ATGACCGACGCCACATATCCTCAGGTCAGGATTGTCACGGAACGTTTGATGTATCCGGAGACCGTCGAGCGGTTACTGAACCTGCTTGCGACCACGGAGGGGATCCGGAGGATGCTGTTAAACGGTCCCCGGCTCCCCAGCACCGTCCCCTATGGCCCTGCAAAGGGCCTTCCCAACCCTATCGCGATGAAAAGGGTCATCATGGTTGGAGACCAGGAGGTGGAGCTACAGGTGCAGGTAGGAACCGTGATACTCGAGCTGGAGAACCGCGACGTAATTCCTGTTATCCGTGCTGCATGCGATACTGCCTTTAAGGATTCGATGTCCTATTCGATCCAGGAAGGCAGGTTCATGAAGACGGAGCCGACCCTGAGCGATTATGCAAAATACGGCCCTGACGCAGACAAAATGCTTCTGGGCCTCGTTGATCCGAAAAGCAAGTCCGGTCCTGTAATCCTGCAAGGAACAAAATAA